Below is a genomic region from Brassica rapa cultivar Chiifu-401-42 chromosome A08, CAAS_Brap_v3.01, whole genome shotgun sequence.
TAAACTGAGCGGATGCCTTCAATAGTCTAACCATAAATGATGATCCTTCAGGAGTATCAATGTCAAGTCagctgcaacaaaaaaaaagtaaagattTACTTGGTCTATGCAAACTCAACCACAGATTCACTAGTGTAGGAAAGGAAGGAAACTAGCTCAAACCTGATTAAAGTTTCTTGTTTCTCTCCAAGCAGCAGCATGCATCAGCAGAGGCTAAATGGCTCTGTATCAGCATCTCCATGCCACCATACTTTGACTAAGATGGCATTTTTGCAAAGGAGAAGACATTAAAGGTGTAGAACCATAGTATGCCTACGCATCAGCACTCACTGAACAGCTAGCCTTAATGAGTGTATCAGACACATCTCTATCAAGGGTGAAACCTTTCTCCATCATCTGATCCCAAATCTCGTAGGCTGCCGATAGTTTATTTTCTCGAACGAGTCCTCCAATAATGAACTTAAAAGTCAATTCATCAGGACAACATTCCTTACTCTGCATGTCCTTAAACAATTTCAACGCTTCAGTTACTCTACAAGACCTGCAGAGACCACTTATAAGTGCGTTGTATGAAACCGCATCCGGTGCAATCCCATGCTCAATCATGTCACTGAAAACTCCATAAGCCTTGTCGAGATTCCCGGATTTACACAAATGGTCCAGAATCGTTGTGTAAAATATTCTATCTGGCGACAGACCTAACCCCGTCATCTGATCAagaagcttctttgcaacactAGAGTTACCTTCCCTGAGAAAAGCCTTGATAAGACTCGTGTACGTCACCACATTTGTCGCTATCCCCTTCTGTCTCATTTCCTCGAAGAGCTTGTAAGCCTTCTTAGTATTTGACGCCCTGCAGAATGTCTCAATCAGAGTGCTGTAGGAGACAACATCACATAAACCTCTAGGCTCCATCTCTTTAACCATGAAGGAATATCCTTTATCCGGATGACCAACCCTGCACCGCCGCTTAAGCAACTGGTTATAACTATAAACATCAGGCTGTATCCCACTCCTCACCATCTCCCCCATCACCCCTTCCGCTTTCTTCACCATATTGTTATCATAATAAAAATTCAACAACACATTGTACGTAACAAGATCCGGCTCACACCCACTCTTACTCATAAACGACTTCAAAGCCTCCGCCTTTTCTATCCTCCCCGCTCTACAAAACCCGCTAATCAACGCATTGTAAACCACAGTACCAAGCTTAACTCTTCCGCTCTTGATCTCATCCGCCACCATCTCATAAGCCAAGTCAACTCTCCGAGCGTGACACAACCCAACAACAAGAGCCGCACAAGCTTTATTATCCGGACCAACCCCACTACGAATCATTACATTCCAAATCTCAACCGCGTCAGTGACCTTACCAGCTCTAAACAACCCGTTAATAAGTATAGTATAAGATACAACATCTGGCTCCCTACCTCTCCTAACCATACAAAAGAATGTCTGAACAGCAAAACCTACTTTTAACTCTCTACACAACAGATCTAAGTAAATGTTGAACGCCCATACGTCAGGTATGTATCCGAGAGCTTCCATGTCCCTCAAAAGAGCGTCAATGAGGtcaaagtttttaactttacATAAACCCGAGATAAACCTCGAGTAGGTGAAGGGGATTAAGGAGAAGCCCATCGGCGTCATATCCTTATACAATGCCTCCGCAAGCTCGAATCTCGAGTCCTTGACCAAGACCCCGATGAAACGGTTGTAGTCGCAAGAGAAAACTCGGTAGCTTGAGTGAcgcatttcgtcgaacacctGAGCTGCGTTGTCGATCGTACCTGACTTCACGAGGTAAGCGATGCGCGAGCGGTATGCGAGGCGTACTGCGCCCAGCGTCTTATGCATATCAGAGAGATACGCATAAGATCGTATCAGGTTGCCTTCTTTATTTCAGCATCAGATCGACAACGACGGCTGGTGCTGGAGCTTAAGCAAGAGAGGGAAGAACGGGAAGTACTCAAACTGGGCTTCTAACAAGGCCCATTACGTTCGTCATTAATCTTTGACTAAACCCTCTTGTTGAACTAGAGTGTCtaattttgttttgatgtttatttgattttgatgtATCTTATTACAACGTGGAATCGTCTGAGCGCATAAAGTTAGTGGGAAAGTTCACCTTACAACGACTCGTGACCGTTCGGTTCGCTCTTCAAGTCAACCGTCGCTTGCTTTACACGTCGGTGGACCACAACGTTCAAGCCATTACCTCTCTCGTCACTGATTGGCTCGTGTCTTACACTCTCCTAACTAGCGCGTTAGCTATCTAATCTCTTTAGCTCCTCTGTTTCGATACCTACAAAGAAACAGCTTTAAAaggaataaaaatttaattgattttccTCCGAAAGTTTCCATCTTTATGCAAAAAGAGAGAATCTAAGATCGATTCGCTATAAGGGTAGTATCCGGTTCCTCACTCGGAGCTCCGGATCACTCAGATCTGTTGAAAGTTTCGATTTTTCTTCGGAATTGAGAATCGAATCACGAGATGTCGAAGCCTTGGGGTGGAATCGGCGCTAGTTGGGCCGACGAGGCTGAACGCGCCGACGAAGAGCAGGCTGCCACGGCGGCGGATGAGCAGAGCTTCCCGAGTTTGAAGGAGGCTGCGACTTCTACCAAGtctaagaagaaaaagaagatgacTTTATCAGAGTTCACCAAGGGAGCTGGAAGCGGTTCTGTTGGGATGACGAGGGAGCAGATGATTCAGCTTCCCACTGGTCCGAGGCAACGCTCCGAGGACGAAATGCAGCGTGGTGGTATTGGCGGTGGGTTCTCTTCTTACGGTGGAGGAAGGTCTGGTGGAATGTCGAGAGGTGGAGATGATTCTAATGGGTCTTggggcggtggtggtggtgggaggAGAGGTTATGGTGGGTTTGATGATGATCAGAGAGGCTCCTCTAGAGTTTCTGAGTTCCCACAAGTGTCTAGGGCTGATGAGGTTGATGATTGGGGGAAAGGGAAGAAGTCGGTTGCGGCGTTTGATCAGGGACGTCAAGGTCGTTATGGTGGTCTTGGAAGCGGTGGTGGTAGTTATGCAGGAGGAGGTGGTAGTGGTGGCAGTtatggaggaggaggtggtggcagttatggtggtggaggtggtggcGGTGGCAGTTATGGAGGAGGAGGTGGCTTGTCTAAAGCTGATGAGATTGATAATTGGGGAGCAGGTAAAAGCCATTCGTCTCTGACAAAATCATCTACATTTGGGTCAGGTCCAGAGCCTGACCGTTGGGCAAGAGGAGTCTCTTCAGGTGGTGTTCAAGAGGAGCGTCGTCGTCTTGTTTTGGAGCCAAGAAAAGTTGTTGTTGGTGATAGTGGAGTGAGTGAGACTCAAACCGATGTGAAGACGAGTAAGCCGAGTCCATTCGGAGCAGCTAGACCGAGAGAGCAAGTTTTGGCGGAGAAAGGATTGGACTGGAAGAAAGTTGACTCTGATATTGAGGCTAAGAAGGGAAGCTCTCAAACGAGCGCACACTCAAGCAGGCCATCAAGTTCTCAGTCTAATAGGTCTGAGAGTTTAGCGTCGAACAACAATGTGGAGAAACCGAGACCAAAGGTGAATCCTTTTGGAGATGCAAAGCCTCGGGAAGTGTTGTTGGAGGAGCAAGGGAAAGATTGGCGCAAGATGGATTCTGAACTCGAGCATCGAAGTGTTGACAGGTCtgttttaagttttatattCTTTGCGTACTGAATGAGAAAGTTAACTTGTGAACCAAGCATGTGCTTTAACGTATCTCTTAGGCATAAGATAAGACTCTCTGACCTTTTAACGTACCATTGGTGTCTGTCTCTTTTAATCTCTCTGTCTTGTGAAACGAATTTGTTCCAGGCCTGAGACAGAAGAGGAGAGACTGTTGAAGGAAGAGATCGAAGAGCTACGGAAGAAGCTCGAGAAGGGAGCAGCCATCGCACCTGAGAGCAAGGAAACTCAACAAGAATCATCAGACAGTGATAACCATAATCTACTACGCGAGAAAGAGAAAGACCTGGAGTTGCTGATCCGTGAGCTGGACGACAAAGTGAGGTTCAGGCCAAGAGCAGCTGAGAGGCCTGGATCCGGTGCAGGCAGAACAGGTAGTAACTATGGTGAGAGACCACATTCCAGAGGTGGATCAGTTGATGAGTCTAGGAGTGTGGAATCATCCATGGAGAGACCGAGATCGCGTGGCGCAGGTGGTGGTGATGATAGAAGAAACTTCCAAGGAAGCAAGGAACGTGGTTTCTTCAGCAACAGGAAGTTCGACAGGTTAGTAGTCTTTATTTACCATCTGATTCAACTCCATTACAGAGAACATACTTAGACAAGTGTAGAAACTTGCTGACTTTAGTATAAAGATTCAAAACATTAGTCATCTTTGTGATGTTATTAAAACTGACATATGAGGTTTTCCATAGGTCATCGACGTCGAGGAATGGATGGTAGAAGAAGGAGAATGGAGTCTGGTTTGCAGACCGTTCCCAGGTTTTGAAGAAGACAGAGAAGAGAAGGttcaataatatttaataaaaagaaaatttatctCCTTTGAGAAACCTAATTTtggaggttttttttttgtttttgtatttgattCATCTTCTGAAATAGAAGCCTAATGGTTtcgttcttctttttttttttttttttttgttcacagtTTCATTCTTCTAATTTCTGTATTTGTTTGGTTGTTGGCTCTTCAAACGGCAGAGCGCGAGATTTGTGACAATTAATGTGTCTTTCTTAATTTTGGAGACAGACTGTGTGTTCGGTTCTTCTTTTGTGTTTTGAAACTCTATTTACCACTTCAGTTTCTATTGCACATAGAAGAACAGTTAGTAAAAAGTTTTTGCAAATTTCTCAGTTCTGAGAGCAAGACTCTTAGTGGTGAACACATGCAAACACAACAATAGTCGTATACGTAACAACCCCCAAATGAAATCAACGAGAGCAATGTACAAAAAAAAGGTTAAGTAAAGAGTGTCTTGACGCAAAACTTCCCAAAAGGGAGAAAAGAAACTCATAAGAAAGAGAACACAAACTCATGTTTTGGAGATGCAAGCAAAGGTCACATAGAATGAATCcttaaaagaaacaaagagatCATCAATCTATCTATATACAAAAAGAATCTTCATCACCCTTTCAAAATAATCCTCTCCCAAACGCCTGGTGAGCTGCTGCATTCACCAGACACACCAATACGCCTCATACATTATATCTCAGCTGTGAAAGTGTTATTAGTCCTGAGGAGGGGATTCAAGCCAGTCTCCTCTCAATGTAGAGATCTTGTGCGGTGAAGATTCCATCCATCATTCGCTTTCTCTTACACAATTCCCCGGCAAGAGAAACCTATACTTCTCTGCGTTCTCAAGCAGATAAGAAGGAAGATGAACAGCCGAGAAAGAATGAGGAATCGGACCCATCTTCCCTATAATATCCTTAAACGTATACTCCTCAGGTAACATATCGAAAAGATCAGCTCCTTTGCATATAACTCTCTGAACTCTCTTAGGATTCAAGAAATGACTAAACCTCACTCTATCATTATGACTATAAGCCTTCATCTTGAATATAAACTCACTAATCCTCCGAAAGCAAAAGCTGCAATGCCACCCCGCATCCGCCAAGATCTCATCGCTCTGACGGTAATGAGCGTACCGCGTCTTCCCCGTCTCGTACCTATGCACAGAAGCTCTCCAGCTCTTGTTATCAACCAAGAACTCAAAGGAGTAAAGATAGTTCTTGAGCCTCAGGTGAAGTATCTTAGGCACCTCGTCACACCATCTCAAGAGGTTTATAGTGTGTCTACTCGGGATCTCGTCGACGTCAGACATCAGCAGCAAGTCATCATCAGTGATCCCCGCGATCCTCAGAAGCTGATCAAGAGCTACACGCTGATATGCCTCCTCGTAGAAAGGGTTCTGCCCCTTGACGAACCTCCCACCGAGGGAGCCGTAAGTGAGACGCGGCTCCACGAACTCGAACTCGTCCCTGTGAGCTGCGAATACGAGAGGCTTAGGGAGGCCTGTGAAGGTGGAGTTTGATTCTAAGAGGACGAACTGAGTGATGTAAGGGTAGAGCTCTCTCCAACGAACAGCGAGGATGTCGAGCTCGTTGCTGAATAAAACGGCGTCGTAGACTCGTCGAGGGTAGTCACGTACTCCCCAGCCGTGGAGCTTGCAGAGAGTCTCCATGGTGGCGTTCTCGTGGTGGTAGTGAGGGATGTCGTGGAAGGGTTTGGGAGGGGATTCCCATAAAGGGCGGAGGAAGTAGGAGATCTTCTGGCCGTGGATGTAGCCGGCGAGGACGCATGTCGGGACGATGACTAGTAGGAAGATGTATGTCTTCATGTCGACGCCGCGGAGAGCGCAGCAGAGTCTGGAGAAGCTGAAGAATCTACCAGTTTCCTGCAAAGACAATCAATATCTAAAAAACTCAGATCCAAGTTTGGTTTCTCAAATTAGCACAAAAGGTGTAGACTTTGGGGGGTTAACAGTGATGGGTTAACATAAAGATCTAAACTTTATCGAATTAGAGTGgtaaagtttcgatttttaatAAAAGGGTAGTGAGATCTCGTTTCTACACGTCAATGAAGAGCACACAGATACAAACCTGACTACAAACACCACCACAGATGGAATCAGTCTTCTTAGAACAGTAATGCCCACCAGCTTCTCCCATCATCCACCACATCAGATCCGCCGATTCACCAAAAATGCTAACAACCCTTCTCAATTCAAAGGTCAAAGCTCGTCTCTTCGGCGACGATAAGTAGATCTCCGGCGAAACCACCAATCTCAACAAAAACAGAAACTTTCCGAATaaggaaagaaacaaaaacccTTTAATCCCTGATGAACAATAGACTCAGAACTTTTTTGAATTgggagagaaaaaaaatgaaaactttatatgaatttcaGAAATTGCTAATGAGtgagagagaaggaagagagagagatgaataaAAGGCTGTGTCCTCTCTGTAAATGGGTGGCACTACGCGATTAAGAAAGCGGAGGGGCTAAAGCGTAATTTGGATTAAATCTTATAATAATCGGACAAATTCTCTGTATATTCCGTGTTTACGAAACTACCCTTGTCTCGATCAGCGCGTGGGGGCATTAGTTTGAGGGTGATAAGGTCATTTCAGAAGCAGCGTAACGGTTTACTCGGGCCCCACCACGAGACTCTCGGCCTGACTCAACGCCTCTGTTTTGTTTCTGTCGTGTGAATGACTTCATGCGTACAGTTCCGACACGTGGCGCTCTAAAATATCTCCTTTAGATATATCTTCCGGGCTTTTTAATCTGGGCTTGCTATTTTAATCGTGGCCCGTTTAGATACTTAAAAGGTCAACGGAATTGGAAAGTGATTATTATGTTagtttgtattaaaaaaaatatattactatTTTACTATGGGTTTATATGAATTCCAGATCATGGATACGGTATCATTACATGTGTGAGAGAGAACAAGTAACAACAATTCCTTGAcaaaataatttagttttaatgGAAGAATATGATTCAATGATTTGTAAATCTTTAATAATGCCAGTGGATCATTGTGACTTGTGTTGGATAGGCCGGCTATATATTGACTTAGAAAATTATAAGGTCATTTAACTTATGATTGAgaactaatttatttataatttagatCTCATCATCTATGAACTGGAacgtgaacaaaaaaaacaggaaATGTGTTTAGTAAATTAATGAGATGAAACTTGAAAGTCCATTTCTCTGTTTTCTGGTGGTGCGAAAAGTTactttatttgtttataataatttaCTACACGTTTTCaaacatttaataaaacttatggTCTCTAAATCAAACTGAAAAGCAGATTATGTAGTCTAGTTATTCGTGCTACTACCATTGTTATGTTACAACCCAAATTCGTAACcgtattatatttatatgtataggTATTACTATTTGACCATGAACATGAAAATGAGTGGACATacaaatatatcaaaacaaaacaGGCAGCTTTTAGGTGAAAACTTTAAGAAAAAGAGTTACACGTTTTGTAACTCCCATGATTCATAACATAAAGAAAACAGTGACGCGTGATAAGAATGGAAACTTGCATTGCATTCGTTAACGTGTGTCGTTGTATTGGATAATTGGATTAGTCGACGTTGACTTGCAACTTTTTAAGTCTTCCACTAATCAAACTTTGAGGTTTTCAATGGCCGAGACGTCCCAGTCTCACATTTATGATTGAATGGGATAAAAAAAACTTCTAGCTCATCATTTCTATTTTGTGTGGAGTTGGGGAAACATCAACTGAAGCTAAATTAAACACATCCAAGTTTTGGAGACGATAAAAAGGCACATTTTTTTGATGTGATGTGTCAAGACtcttgactcaagagagaacaTGCAGTATGCTCTGGATAGATTTGAACAATTGTAGTTTAATCATGTCAGTGCGTTTATAGTTTCATAACCTAGAATTGTGTAGACATTTGGTATGGAACTCCAGACACTGACAGTTTCTCAATTATACTAATGGATCAGCTAGATTTTATCTTGGATCTTGAGGTAATTAGTACAGTCCACACCCTTATTAATAATTATGTATTAAGATTCCAATTCTCGAAATTCAAAATGTTTATTGATTAAAAAGGATCTTACATTACAACTTAAAGTCTTATAGAAAGAGATAAATTCAAGTTTCTTTTTAGCTCGGACGACACGGAAAGGTGATGTGATCATGTGCAGATCTtcttaacttattaaaataaaactatagtTAGTTCAAAAGAGTCTCTTTCTCTGTTTCTCCTCCCCATTCTCTTATCCTCTCTTCCGCCATTGCAGcctgaaaacatataaatatcatCAACGGATTAGAACAGTC
It encodes:
- the LOC103836129 gene encoding eukaryotic translation initiation factor 4B2 isoform X1: MSKPWGGIGASWADEAERADEEQAATAADEQSFPSLKEAATSTKSKKKKKMTLSEFTKGAGSGSVGMTREQMIQLPTGPRQRSEDEMQRGGIGGGFSSYGGGRSGGMSRGGDDSNGSWGGGGGGRRGYGGFDDDQRGSSRVSEFPQVSRADEVDDWGKGKKSVAAFDQGRQGRYGGLGSGGGSYAGGGGSGGSYGGGGGGSYGGGGGGGGSYGGGGGLSKADEIDNWGAGKSHSSLTKSSTFGSGPEPDRWARGVSSGGVQEERRRLVLEPRKVVVGDSGVSETQTDVKTSKPSPFGAARPREQVLAEKGLDWKKVDSDIEAKKGSSQTSAHSSRPSSSQSNRSESLASNNNVEKPRPKVNPFGDAKPREVLLEEQGKDWRKMDSELEHRSVDRPETEEERLLKEEIEELRKKLEKGAAIAPESKETQQESSDSDNHNLLREKEKDLELLIRELDDKVRFRPRAAERPGSGAGRTGSNYGERPHSRGGSVDESRSVESSMERPRSRGAGGGDDRRNFQGSKERGFFSNRKFDRSSTSRNGW
- the LOC103836129 gene encoding eukaryotic translation initiation factor 4B2 isoform X3, producing MSKPWGGIGASWADEAERADEEQAATAADEQSFPSLKEAATSTKSKKKKKMTLSEFTKGAGSGSVGMTREQMIQLPTGPRQRSEDEMQRGGIGGGFSSYGGGRSGGMSRGGDDSNGSWGGGGGGRRGYGGFDDDQRGSSRVSEFPQVSRADEVDDWGKGKKSVAAFDQGRQGRYGGLGSGGGGGSYGGGGGGGGSYGGGGGLSKADEIDNWGAGKSHSSLTKSSTFGSGPEPDRWARGVSSGGVQEERRRLVLEPRKVVVGDSGVSETQTDVKTSKPSPFGAARPREQVLAEKGLDWKKVDSDIEAKKGSSQTSAHSSRPSSSQSNRSESLASNNNVEKPRPKVNPFGDAKPREVLLEEQGKDWRKMDSELEHRSVDRPETEEERLLKEEIEELRKKLEKGAAIAPESKETQQESSDSDNHNLLREKEKDLELLIRELDDKVRFRPRAAERPGSGAGRTGSNYGERPHSRGGSVDESRSVESSMERPRSRGAGGGDDRRNFQGSKERGFFSNRKFDRSSTSRNGW
- the LOC103836128 gene encoding pentatricopeptide repeat-containing protein At1g13040, mitochondrial codes for the protein MHKTLGAVRLAYRSRIAYLVKSGTIDNAAQVFDEMRHSSYRVFSCDYNRFIGVLVKDSRFELAEALYKDMTPMGFSLIPFTYSRFISGLCKVKNFDLIDALLRDMEALGYIPDVWAFNIYLDLLCRELKVGFAVQTFFCMVRRGREPDVVSYTILINGLFRAGKVTDAVEIWNVMIRSGVGPDNKACAALVVGLCHARRVDLAYEMVADEIKSGRVKLGTVVYNALISGFCRAGRIEKAEALKSFMSKSGCEPDLVTYNVLLNFYYDNNMVKKAEGVMGEMVRSGIQPDVYSYNQLLKRRCRVGHPDKGYSFMVKEMEPRGLCDVVSYSTLIETFCRASNTKKAYKLFEEMRQKGIATNVVTYTSLIKAFLREGNSSVAKKLLDQMTGLGLSPDRIFYTTILDHLCKSGNLDKAYGVFSDMIEHGIAPDAVSYNALISGLCRSCRVTEALKLFKDMQSKECCPDELTFKFIIGGLVRENKLSAAYEIWDQMMEKGFTLDRDVSDTLIKASCSVSADA
- the LOC103836130 gene encoding uncharacterized protein LOC103836130; this encodes MWWMMGEAGGHYCSKKTDSICGGVCSQETGRFFSFSRLCCALRGVDMKTYIFLLVIVPTCVLAGYIHGQKISYFLRPLWESPPKPFHDIPHYHHENATMETLCKLHGWGVRDYPRRVYDAVLFSNELDILAVRWRELYPYITQFVLLESNSTFTGLPKPLVFAAHRDEFEFVEPRLTYGSLGGRFVKGQNPFYEEAYQRVALDQLLRIAGITDDDLLLMSDVDEIPSRHTINLLRWCDEVPKILHLRLKNYLYSFEFLVDNKSWRASVHRYETGKTRYAHYRQSDEILADAGWHCSFCFRRISEFIFKMKAYSHNDRVRFSHFLNPKRVQRVICKGADLFDMLPEEYTFKDIIGKMGPIPHSFSAVHLPSYLLENAEKYRFLLPGNCVRESE
- the LOC103836129 gene encoding eukaryotic translation initiation factor 4B2 isoform X2 codes for the protein MSKPWGGIGASWADEAERADEEQAATAADEQSFPSLKEAATSTKSKKKKKMTLSEFTKGAGSGSVGMTREQMIQLPTGPRQRSEDEMQRGGIGGGFSSYGGGRSGGMSRGGDDSNGSWGGGGGGRRGYGGFDDDQRGSSRVSEFPQVSRADEVDDWGKGKKSVAAFDQGRQGRYGGLGSGGGSYAGGGGSGGSYGGGGGGSYGGGGGLSKADEIDNWGAGKSHSSLTKSSTFGSGPEPDRWARGVSSGGVQEERRRLVLEPRKVVVGDSGVSETQTDVKTSKPSPFGAARPREQVLAEKGLDWKKVDSDIEAKKGSSQTSAHSSRPSSSQSNRSESLASNNNVEKPRPKVNPFGDAKPREVLLEEQGKDWRKMDSELEHRSVDRPETEEERLLKEEIEELRKKLEKGAAIAPESKETQQESSDSDNHNLLREKEKDLELLIRELDDKVRFRPRAAERPGSGAGRTGSNYGERPHSRGGSVDESRSVESSMERPRSRGAGGGDDRRNFQGSKERGFFSNRKFDRSSTSRNGW
- the LOC103836129 gene encoding eukaryotic translation initiation factor 4B2 isoform X4 yields the protein MSKPWGGIGASWADEAERADEEQAATAADEQSFPSLKEAATSTKSKKKKKMTLSEFTKGAGSGSVGMTREQMIQLPTGPRQRSEDEMQRGGIGGGFSSYGGGRSGGMSRGGDDSNGSWGGGGGGRRGYGGFDDDQRGSSRVSEFPQVSRADEVDDWGKGKKSVAAFDQGRQGRYGGLGSGGGGGSYGGGGGLSKADEIDNWGAGKSHSSLTKSSTFGSGPEPDRWARGVSSGGVQEERRRLVLEPRKVVVGDSGVSETQTDVKTSKPSPFGAARPREQVLAEKGLDWKKVDSDIEAKKGSSQTSAHSSRPSSSQSNRSESLASNNNVEKPRPKVNPFGDAKPREVLLEEQGKDWRKMDSELEHRSVDRPETEEERLLKEEIEELRKKLEKGAAIAPESKETQQESSDSDNHNLLREKEKDLELLIRELDDKVRFRPRAAERPGSGAGRTGSNYGERPHSRGGSVDESRSVESSMERPRSRGAGGGDDRRNFQGSKERGFFSNRKFDRSSTSRNGW